A DNA window from Capnocytophaga sp. ARDL2 contains the following coding sequences:
- a CDS encoding BT_3928 family protein: MKYLVHIIRVFVGILFIISGLIKLNDPVGLAFKLEEYFSEVVLNLPFLQPYALYIALFVVIGEVILGVLLLLGYKRTFTLTNLYLLILFFTFLTFYSAYYNKVTDCGCFGDAIKLTPWQSFAKDVVLLVMILFLIVGRNHIKPLFKNSSISSFIVAFSLVLSIFLGYYVVNHLPVIDFRPYKVGVNIPKGMEIPEDQPKPIYDIKFVYKVNGQNKEYGMNELTQIPEGAEFVERIEKLVQKGYEPPIYNFTIEKDGSDYIDEVFSHPKVLLITAYDLNKSDENSWLPVKNLAETAEAKGYKIVGLTSSSNVEIEELREKYNLPFDFFFCDGTTVKTIERANPSIVKLEFGTIKEKKHWKDIEKLSL, encoded by the coding sequence ATGAAATATTTAGTACATATCATCCGAGTTTTCGTTGGTATTTTATTCATCATTTCTGGATTAATAAAGTTAAATGACCCAGTAGGATTGGCGTTTAAACTGGAAGAATATTTTTCTGAAGTAGTATTAAACCTTCCGTTTTTACAACCCTATGCACTATACATTGCTCTTTTTGTAGTAATCGGTGAAGTGATTTTAGGGGTATTGTTGTTATTGGGTTACAAACGCACCTTTACTCTAACCAATTTGTATTTGCTGATTTTATTTTTTACGTTTTTGACGTTTTATTCAGCGTATTACAACAAAGTTACAGACTGCGGATGCTTTGGAGATGCCATAAAACTCACTCCTTGGCAATCTTTTGCAAAAGACGTAGTGCTTTTAGTGATGATACTCTTTTTAATCGTAGGACGCAATCACATCAAGCCCTTGTTTAAAAATAGTTCGATATCCTCATTTATCGTTGCGTTTTCATTGGTTTTGAGTATCTTTTTAGGATATTATGTAGTCAATCATTTGCCTGTCATAGATTTTAGACCATACAAAGTAGGTGTAAATATTCCTAAAGGTATGGAAATTCCAGAAGACCAGCCCAAACCAATTTACGATATCAAATTTGTGTATAAGGTAAATGGTCAAAACAAAGAATATGGCATGAACGAGTTGACTCAAATCCCAGAAGGTGCAGAGTTTGTAGAGCGTATCGAAAAATTGGTTCAAAAAGGATACGAACCTCCGATTTACAATTTTACAATAGAAAAAGACGGTTCTGATTATATCGATGAGGTGTTTTCGCATCCAAAAGTATTGTTGATTACGGCTTATGATTTGAATAAATCGGATGAAAACAGCTGGCTTCCTGTAAAAAATTTGGCTGAAACTGCCGAAGCTAAAGGATATAAAATTGTGGGATTGACCTCATCAAGCAATGTAGAAATTGAAGAATTGAGAGAAAAATACAATTTACCATTCGATTTCTTTTTCTGTGATGGTACTACGGTTAAAACTATCGAAAGAGCCAATCCAAGTATCGTAAAATTGGAATTTGGTACTATAAAAGAAAAGAAACACTGGAAAGATATTGAGAAATTGTCTTTATAG
- a CDS encoding glycoside hydrolase family 3 N-terminal domain-containing protein, whose product MKKIVIALAILPLSMCAQPKKFSTTSEQWADSLYQTMTLREKIGQLFMVAAYSNKDQKHVNQIEKLISEQHIGGVIFFQGGPYRQAKITNTLQNKSKIPLLVGIDAEWGLAMRLDSTYRYPYNMSLGAIQNNELLYKMGQQMGHQAKRLGVHFMFAPVVDVNTNPKNPVIGGRSFGESKENVAEKSLKLIKGMQSTGVYATAKHFPGHGDTSTDSHHTLPILKFDKNRLHDIELYPYKRIIPEGLASIMVAHLEVPVLESEKGRPTSISYKTVTKLLKEDLNFDGLIFTDALNMKGASNYKTPGQIDLEAFLAGNDVLLFPENVPLAVDLFVKAIEQGKLKEERLAESVKKILKHKHQANLHRTKTVDLYNLTKDLNPSIADDLSFLLYKNMLTALKNNNLVIPLKATEKIAYIALGNATSKNFEKALKKFGNITVVDADDVREDLSEIEGFDRVIIGYHKEDNVWKNHSFSNKEKQIISDVAKQKSTVLVSFAKPYVLGELSSINHLDGLLLAYQNNDFTFEAVANALFGYSEINGKTPVSIGNHFPEHAGLWIDKSHSIEISRASLEGVDADRLNDIKRYTDKVLRDKIAPGGQILVIKDDKIIYDQVFGTLDYENRQEVSQKTVYDLASLSKILGTLPVVMKMYEEGALKLEAPISQYLSEFKETDKANITIKELLTHQSGLIAWIPFYKQTLDDNKRPDKELYSTVPTKNNSLKVFENLYLTNEYKKEMLQRILDSKMGAKKYVYSDLNFILLQQIVERHYQQPLDVLLQRYFLDPMELTTISYNPLSKMDINTIAPTEKDTYYRYATIQGYVHDMGAAMLGGVGGHAGLFGNAYEVGQMMQMFLNGGKFKDKQLLKTSTINTFNTCFYCQKGNRRGAGFDKPQLTASGPTCGCTSPDSFGHTGFTGTMAWADPQQKLIYVFLSNRTYPSANENKLSKANIREDIQQVIYDSL is encoded by the coding sequence ATGAAAAAAATAGTTATTGCACTGGCAATATTACCGTTGAGTATGTGTGCTCAACCCAAAAAGTTTTCTACCACTTCTGAGCAATGGGCAGATTCTTTATACCAAACCATGACACTACGTGAAAAAATAGGTCAGTTGTTTATGGTGGCAGCCTATTCAAACAAAGATCAAAAGCATGTCAATCAAATAGAAAAACTCATTTCTGAGCAACATATTGGAGGGGTAATATTCTTTCAAGGTGGGCCGTACCGCCAAGCAAAAATTACCAATACATTACAAAATAAATCTAAAATACCTTTGTTAGTAGGAATTGATGCCGAATGGGGATTGGCGATGCGATTAGATTCTACTTATCGCTACCCATACAATATGTCATTAGGTGCCATTCAAAATAATGAATTGCTCTACAAAATGGGACAACAAATGGGACATCAAGCCAAAAGACTGGGCGTACATTTTATGTTTGCTCCTGTAGTAGATGTCAATACCAATCCAAAAAACCCTGTTATCGGAGGGAGAAGTTTTGGAGAAAGCAAAGAAAATGTAGCCGAAAAATCGTTGAAACTCATCAAAGGAATGCAGTCAACTGGGGTATATGCCACAGCGAAACATTTTCCAGGGCATGGTGATACTTCTACCGATTCGCATCATACGTTGCCTATCTTAAAATTTGACAAAAATCGTTTGCATGACATCGAATTGTACCCCTACAAACGTATCATCCCTGAAGGTTTGGCGTCAATTATGGTGGCACATTTAGAAGTTCCTGTATTAGAATCAGAAAAGGGACGTCCTACATCGATTTCGTACAAAACGGTAACAAAACTGTTGAAAGAAGATTTAAATTTCGACGGATTGATATTTACAGATGCCCTCAATATGAAAGGAGCATCCAATTATAAAACACCTGGACAAATCGACTTGGAGGCTTTTTTAGCAGGGAATGACGTTTTGTTGTTTCCTGAAAATGTTCCTTTGGCTGTAGATTTGTTTGTAAAAGCCATCGAACAAGGAAAATTGAAAGAAGAACGTTTGGCAGAATCTGTAAAAAAGATTTTAAAACACAAACATCAAGCAAATTTACACAGAACTAAGACGGTAGATTTGTACAATCTTACAAAAGATTTAAACCCAAGTATTGCCGATGATTTGAGTTTTTTGTTGTACAAAAATATGCTCACAGCATTGAAAAACAACAATTTGGTTATTCCACTCAAGGCTACTGAAAAAATTGCCTATATTGCTTTGGGAAATGCTACCTCAAAAAACTTTGAAAAAGCATTGAAAAAATTTGGCAACATCACTGTTGTTGATGCTGACGATGTTCGAGAAGATTTGTCAGAAATCGAAGGATTCGACCGTGTGATTATTGGTTATCACAAAGAGGATAATGTATGGAAAAATCACTCATTTAGCAATAAAGAAAAACAAATCATCAGCGATGTAGCCAAACAAAAGTCAACTGTATTGGTATCATTTGCAAAACCTTATGTTTTGGGCGAATTATCATCAATTAATCATTTAGATGGATTGTTACTTGCGTATCAAAACAACGATTTTACCTTTGAAGCCGTAGCCAATGCACTATTTGGATACTCCGAAATCAATGGAAAGACACCAGTTTCTATAGGAAATCACTTTCCAGAACATGCAGGTTTGTGGATTGATAAGTCGCACAGTATCGAAATAAGCCGTGCGTCTTTAGAAGGAGTAGATGCCGACCGACTCAATGACATAAAACGATATACAGACAAAGTATTGAGAGATAAAATCGCTCCAGGAGGACAGATTCTCGTAATCAAAGATGACAAAATCATTTACGATCAAGTATTTGGTACACTTGATTATGAAAATCGTCAAGAAGTTAGCCAAAAAACCGTCTATGATTTAGCATCTCTATCAAAAATATTGGGAACATTGCCTGTAGTAATGAAAATGTATGAAGAAGGAGCTTTAAAACTCGAGGCACCTATTTCACAATATTTATCCGAATTTAAAGAAACTGACAAGGCAAATATTACCATAAAAGAACTCCTTACACACCAGTCGGGTTTGATAGCATGGATTCCTTTTTATAAACAAACATTAGACGACAATAAACGTCCAGACAAGGAATTGTATTCTACAGTTCCAACTAAAAACAATTCGTTAAAAGTTTTTGAAAATTTGTACCTCACAAACGAATACAAAAAAGAAATGCTTCAACGAATTTTGGACAGCAAAATGGGAGCAAAAAAATACGTATATAGCGATTTAAATTTCATTTTATTGCAGCAAATCGTAGAAAGACACTATCAGCAGCCATTAGACGTGTTGTTACAACGATACTTTTTAGACCCAATGGAGTTGACAACTATTTCGTACAATCCGCTTAGTAAAATGGACATCAATACTATCGCACCAACTGAGAAAGACACTTATTATCGATATGCGACTATTCAAGGTTATGTACACGATATGGGAGCAGCCATGCTCGGAGGTGTAGGCGGTCATGCGGGATTGTTTGGAAATGCGTACGAAGTAGGACAGATGATGCAAATGTTTCTCAATGGAGGAAAATTTAAAGACAAGCAATTGCTCAAAACCTCTACCATCAATACATTCAACACTTGTTTTTATTGTCAAAAAGGAAATAGGAGAGGAGCGGGTTTTGACAAACCACAATTGACAGCCAGTGGCCCTACTTGCGGATGTACATCGCCCGATAGTTTTGGACACACAGGATTTACAGGAACGATGGCGTGGGCAGATCCACAGCAAAAATTGATTTATGTGTTTTTGTCAAATCGTACGTACCCTTCGGCAAATGAAAACAAACTTTCAAAAGCCAACATTAGAGAAGATATACAACAGGTCATCTACGACTCATTGTAA
- a CDS encoding GlsB/YeaQ/YmgE family stress response membrane protein, whose product MGIISWLVFGLIAGALAKVIMPGKQGGGIIVTIILGIIGAFVGGFIGSNIFGTGDIDGFNMGSMALAVVGALIVLFIYGKVSGK is encoded by the coding sequence ATGGGAATTATTAGTTGGCTCGTATTCGGGCTTATCGCAGGTGCTTTAGCAAAAGTTATTATGCCAGGGAAGCAAGGAGGAGGAATTATTGTAACTATTATTTTAGGAATCATCGGTGCCTTTGTAGGCGGATTTATCGGAAGTAATATTTTTGGTACTGGAGATATCGATGGATTCAATATGGGTAGTATGGCATTGGCAGTAGTTGGTGCATTGATTGTGTTATTCATTTACGGAAAAGTTTCTGGAAAATAA
- the ccsA gene encoding cytochrome c biogenesis protein CcsA gives MMKKLISFLASTRLMAVLFIVFSIAMGVATFIENDYNTDTAKILVYNAKWFEAIMLVFLINFLFNIKRYQLYKREKWPTLVLHLAFIFILVGAAITRYISFEGVMPIAEGQSSNQIRSEKTYLTAWVDGDVDGQERRKTFEYPKLFSGAFDQDNFISNFGSNYFIHKEKFNQTPFTIRLKKFIMSGVESFEEDPNGDLHLKIVESDHGERHEHFLKEGSVEMIHGQLYAFNRTQEGAVEFWLENGEMYINSPFDGDYMIMKNQAGKNPMNMQPDGTVKAGEKTAFHYRSMYRLGQLQFVGDTPIRGSKVMKSNGNFKDQETADIVVVEVETEGQTQEVTLKGKKGQVGIPQSFTLGNLDFTFMFGSKIYETPFDVKLNKFIATKYPGTEQSFSSFESKVTISSPEETFDYHIYMNNILDYKGYRFFQASYFPDLSGTILSVNHDWWGTWITYIGYTLLYISMILILFLKGTRFYDLKKMLDKVRNKKANLSVVTLLLGLLSFSGFAQAPHAHNKPTPEQVEKIIIDNAIPAEQADKFGRLVVQDAGGRMKPVNTFASELIRKLSKADTYKSLNADQVFLSMTMFPQAWYHVPIINVKKENDSIRTLLGVAKGGKHIAMADFFDDRGTYKLSQFLDEAYRTQIKSQFQKDVIAADERVNLLHTALSGKILTIFPVPNDANNKWVSYPELNDSDIAKNEEAFAFAKNALPMYVSHLLKKEYEESNKWLSYLQSNQEKFGYEVLPSKDKVNSEILYNKYDIFKKLFSWYLYAAVLLFVLCIVRIFKDNFVLRIIDKIFISIIALLFILHTAGLAARCYISGHAPWSDAYESMIYVGWATMLFGLIFGRKSELTIASTAFVSGMILMVAHWNWMDPSIANLQPVLNSYWLMIHVAVIVASYGPFALGMILGVVSMILMALSTKKNKARMELTIKELTYINEMALTVGLVLLTIGNFLGGQWANESWGRYWGWDPKETWALISIMVYAFVIHMRFVPSLRGTWIYNFISVIAFYSILMTYFGVNFYLSGLHSYAKGDQVVTPSFIWWSVGLVFTLGAISFVQYRRLYKKK, from the coding sequence ATCATGAAGAAATTGATATCCTTTTTAGCATCCACTCGACTGATGGCGGTACTTTTTATCGTATTTTCAATCGCTATGGGTGTTGCTACTTTTATCGAAAATGATTACAACACAGACACAGCTAAAATCTTGGTTTACAACGCAAAATGGTTCGAAGCGATTATGTTGGTGTTTTTAATCAACTTTTTGTTCAACATCAAAAGATACCAATTGTACAAAAGAGAAAAATGGCCTACTTTGGTATTGCACCTTGCCTTTATTTTTATCTTGGTGGGTGCTGCAATCACGCGTTACATCAGCTTTGAAGGGGTAATGCCTATTGCCGAAGGACAAAGTAGCAATCAGATTCGCTCTGAAAAAACATACCTTACCGCATGGGTGGACGGTGATGTGGATGGACAAGAACGAAGAAAAACTTTTGAATATCCAAAATTGTTTTCTGGTGCTTTTGATCAAGACAATTTTATTTCAAACTTTGGTTCCAACTATTTTATTCACAAGGAAAAATTCAATCAAACGCCGTTTACTATCCGTTTGAAAAAATTCATCATGTCGGGGGTAGAATCGTTTGAGGAAGATCCAAACGGTGATTTACACTTAAAAATTGTTGAATCTGACCATGGTGAGAGACACGAACATTTCTTAAAAGAAGGTTCGGTGGAAATGATTCACGGTCAATTGTATGCATTCAATAGAACTCAAGAAGGAGCTGTGGAATTTTGGCTCGAAAACGGCGAAATGTACATCAACTCGCCTTTTGACGGAGACTATATGATTATGAAAAACCAAGCGGGTAAAAATCCAATGAACATGCAGCCCGATGGAACCGTAAAAGCTGGTGAAAAAACAGCATTTCACTACCGCTCAATGTACCGTTTGGGGCAATTGCAATTTGTGGGAGATACACCTATCAGAGGTAGTAAAGTGATGAAATCCAATGGTAATTTCAAAGACCAAGAAACTGCGGATATCGTAGTGGTAGAAGTTGAAACAGAAGGACAAACCCAAGAAGTAACCCTAAAAGGTAAAAAAGGTCAAGTGGGTATTCCTCAGTCGTTTACTTTAGGAAATCTTGATTTTACTTTCATGTTTGGTTCTAAGATTTACGAAACACCTTTTGATGTAAAACTCAACAAATTTATTGCGACAAAATATCCAGGTACGGAACAAAGTTTCTCGTCTTTTGAAAGTAAAGTAACCATTTCTTCGCCAGAGGAAACCTTTGATTATCATATTTATATGAACAATATATTGGATTACAAAGGCTATAGATTTTTTCAAGCATCGTATTTTCCAGATTTATCAGGAACGATTTTGTCTGTAAATCACGATTGGTGGGGAACATGGATTACCTATATCGGATATACATTATTGTACATCAGCATGATTTTGATATTGTTTTTGAAAGGAACTCGTTTTTACGATTTAAAGAAAATGTTGGATAAAGTACGAAATAAAAAGGCAAATTTGAGCGTTGTTACGCTATTGTTGGGATTACTATCTTTTTCTGGGTTTGCACAAGCACCTCATGCTCACAACAAACCAACTCCCGAACAAGTTGAAAAAATCATCATTGATAACGCTATTCCAGCCGAACAAGCCGACAAATTTGGTCGTTTGGTCGTTCAAGATGCGGGTGGTCGTATGAAGCCAGTCAACACTTTTGCTTCGGAATTGATCAGAAAATTGAGCAAAGCAGATACTTATAAATCGCTCAATGCAGATCAGGTGTTTTTGTCTATGACGATGTTTCCTCAAGCTTGGTATCATGTACCTATCATCAATGTGAAAAAGGAAAACGACAGTATTCGTACACTATTAGGTGTAGCCAAAGGTGGAAAACATATTGCCATGGCAGACTTTTTTGACGATAGAGGAACTTATAAATTATCACAGTTTCTCGACGAAGCCTATCGTACACAAATCAAAAGTCAATTTCAAAAAGATGTGATTGCAGCAGACGAACGCGTAAACTTGTTGCACACAGCTCTCTCGGGTAAAATATTGACGATTTTTCCCGTGCCAAACGATGCCAACAACAAATGGGTTTCGTATCCTGAGTTAAACGATTCGGATATTGCAAAAAATGAAGAAGCATTTGCTTTTGCTAAAAATGCCCTTCCGATGTATGTTTCGCATTTGTTGAAAAAAGAATATGAAGAGTCTAACAAATGGTTGAGCTATTTGCAATCGAATCAAGAAAAATTTGGTTACGAAGTATTGCCAAGCAAAGACAAAGTAAATTCTGAAATATTGTATAACAAATACGACATTTTCAAAAAATTGTTTTCATGGTATTTGTACGCCGCAGTATTGTTGTTTGTTTTGTGTATTGTACGCATTTTTAAAGACAATTTCGTTCTCAGGATTATAGATAAAATATTTATCAGCATCATTGCGTTGTTGTTTATTTTACACACTGCTGGATTGGCTGCTCGTTGCTATATTTCGGGACACGCACCATGGTCTGACGCTTATGAATCGATGATATATGTAGGATGGGCGACGATGTTGTTTGGATTGATATTCGGTAGAAAATCAGAATTGACCATCGCATCTACCGCATTTGTATCGGGAATGATTTTGATGGTAGCCCATTGGAACTGGATGGATCCATCGATTGCCAATTTACAACCTGTATTGAATTCGTATTGGTTGATGATACATGTGGCAGTAATCGTTGCGAGTTATGGTCCATTTGCATTGGGAATGATTTTGGGTGTCGTGTCGATGATATTGATGGCGTTGAGTACAAAGAAAAACAAAGCGAGAATGGAACTCACCATCAAAGAACTAACATATATCAACGAAATGGCTTTGACAGTAGGTTTGGTGTTGTTGACCATTGGAAACTTTCTTGGAGGACAATGGGCAAACGAAAGTTGGGGACGCTACTGGGGATGGGATCCTAAGGAGACTTGGGCATTAATTTCGATTATGGTATATGCCTTTGTAATTCACATGCGATTTGTACCGAGTTTGCGAGGCACTTGGATTTATAATTTTATTTCCGTGATTGCCTTTTACTCTATTTTGATGACCTATTTTGGAGTAAATTTCTACCTCAGTGGTTTGCATTCCTATGCCAAAGGAGATCAAGTGGTAACCCCGTCATTTATTTGGTGGTCAGTAGGATTGGTGTTTACTTTAGGAGCCATTTCCTTTGTACAATACAGACGACTGTATAAGAAAAAATAA